The Chryseolinea soli genome contains a region encoding:
- a CDS encoding FecR family protein, whose product MANKKKGLLDFLSGKKSEEGKKIFETWYNAMPETDHPEFEASEATLKEELAKIKNRGVVPLKQEERSPVMVYWKAAAVALLVVSAGILLYVKRDLFTKEEITYTEHYVPKGKLLQLSLSDGSQVWLNSDTKFRYPETFGSGDREVYLEGEAFFNVSKDPSRPFRIHSGGKLTTTVLGTSFNVKAYRNDDFNEVAVITGKVSVVHTTSDNRSSEVLLQPGQKAVLVKTQDLLSKETFSDVDHYTSWREGKLIFEDAPVADVISSLQRYYNIEINLSSETLKACRVTATFDPMPLEKVMYLLCFTLNAEYTHAGKKYSISGAGCNPNHP is encoded by the coding sequence ATGGCAAACAAGAAAAAAGGGCTTCTGGATTTTTTATCCGGCAAAAAATCGGAGGAAGGAAAAAAGATCTTCGAGACCTGGTATAATGCCATGCCCGAAACGGATCATCCCGAATTCGAAGCCTCGGAAGCGACCTTGAAAGAAGAGTTGGCGAAGATCAAAAACAGGGGCGTCGTTCCCTTGAAACAAGAGGAAAGAAGTCCGGTCATGGTCTATTGGAAAGCGGCAGCGGTTGCTTTGCTGGTCGTTTCCGCGGGCATTCTGCTGTATGTGAAGCGCGATCTCTTTACAAAGGAAGAGATCACCTACACCGAGCACTACGTTCCCAAAGGCAAACTCCTGCAGCTTTCATTGTCGGATGGTTCGCAGGTGTGGTTGAACTCGGATACAAAATTCCGCTATCCTGAAACATTCGGCTCGGGCGACCGCGAAGTTTACCTGGAAGGCGAAGCATTCTTTAACGTGAGCAAAGATCCCTCAAGGCCGTTCCGGATCCATTCCGGAGGAAAATTAACGACCACCGTTCTCGGCACCAGCTTCAATGTGAAAGCCTACCGCAACGACGATTTCAATGAAGTAGCGGTCATCACCGGCAAAGTGTCGGTGGTGCATACCACTTCCGATAATCGTTCGTCGGAAGTATTGCTGCAACCCGGACAGAAGGCGGTGCTGGTAAAGACACAGGATCTGCTGAGCAAAGAAACCTTCAGCGATGTGGATCACTACACCTCCTGGAGAGAGGGTAAACTCATTTTCGAGGACGCCCCGGTAGCGGACGTCATTTCATCGCTTCAACGATACTACAACATCGAGATCAACCTGAGTTCCGAAACCCTCAAGGCGTGCCGGGTGACGGCGACGTTTGATCCGATGCCGCTGGAAAAAGTCATGTATTTACTCTGCTTCACGCTGAACGCCGAATACACGCATGCCGGCAAAAAATATTCTATCAGCGGTGCAGGATGCAACCCGAATCACCCCTAA